GGTTTCGGATCGCCCGACCTGGAGCGGGGCCTCGGTTTGGCCCAAGTCCACCGGGCGGTGAAGGCCCGCGGCGGATTCGTCCGGGTGACCAGCGAGCCGGAGCAAGGAGCGACGTTCGAGGTTTATTTGCCGGATGTTGCCTTTTGAAATGTGAGGAACCGCAACCAAAACTTGAGGGTACAAGATACGAAGATTTGAAGTGGAATAATTTTCTGGAAAAGGTCGAGAATCTGGAAACAACCCCGCGACAAAGCATGAAAAAATCTTGCAATTGTCGAGCGACAAAGTCCGCAAGGGAGGTTGGGGGGTTATTTTCGGGATTTGTTCCGGATAATCAAATTTAGAAAAATTACTCCATCTTCCAGCCGAGCTGAATAACTTTTATTTAGCTAAAGCCAGCTTTAATCCATTTGAAGACTTATGCCTCGACAACCTAGCCTTTTTCAGAGAAGTGTTTGGTTTTCCTTTTTTCTTTTGTGGAAGATCAAGTCGATAAAATTTTTTAATTACATTCTTTATCTTTTTTTCATCATTACTCGGCGCATAAATCCTATGGAATTTATAACTTCTACCAGAATATAAATTTACGAGATCCGAAACATCTTTTAATTTCTTCAATTGAGGGATTTGGATTTTTAAATGCCTTTCAAGAAGAACCAAAGAATCCTTTTGATTTTTACATCGTAATCCCTTGAGTAAATATCGCTCCTTATTTCTGTCCGAAATAAAGTTATTGAATCCTTTTCGAGCTAATAAAGCATCTATATCACCTATATCCTCTGAATCTTGGTCTTCATTAATTTCTAAAATTCTCTTCCACAAAACTCGTCCTTCAAAAAGATCCTGAAAGGCGCTTAAGGCGCTAGTTTTAGAAACAAGGCTTTTATAATTTCTGATAAATTCGTACTCATCTAAGGAGCCATAACCATCAATATCGAACAGATATTTTTTTTGAAATTTATCTAATTTCTTCTTAGCCTCTTTCTCGATGGCCCGATGAATAAACAACAGCATAGAGTTGCAAGCGCTTACAGTCTTATGAAAATAAATTTGTATATACATTTGATATAAACAAAATAAGTAATGCTCGAAGGCGCCAAGGCCACTATGCCTTAGCCCCATTCTTACATTCGATTCAGACTCAACACAAATCACCAAGCTTTCTTTGATTCTGTCGATGTCAAAAAATCCATAGTTAACGCCCGCGTAATAAGAATCCCTATAGAGATAGTCCATTCGATCAACATCAACCATCCCCGAAATTAGAGATTTTACAATCTGCAAAGATCCAGGCGGCAATTGAAACTGAACTAGTTTCTGCAGTTGATCATCGGAAAAGTCCGCATTCACATCTTCACAAGTTATGCTCGCAAAAAATTTTAAAAATAAATCATTATTGATCCATTGATTTTGGAAAAAATTATCCTTTTTTAAATCATTAAAAATCTTCTGAAGAAGAAGTACGGAGAATATTTCGTGGGGAACCTTTTCCGACTGATTGATTCTTTTTGGCCTCAGCCAAACTGGAACTCGCCTTCCATAGTGGCGCCACGTTGGTGCCAATTCTTCGAAAAGGTGAGAAAATGGACCGTGCCCTAAATCGTGAGCCAATGCAGACAACCGCAAAAGCTCTCGGATCTTTTTTTTGTTTATTGATTTATTCAAAGTTGCAAAATATTTTTGCCACTTAGGATTTAATCGCGCAT
Above is a window of bacterium DNA encoding:
- a CDS encoding HD domain-containing protein yields the protein MAPGSLRRILEPFPAVNDGIHRRIQIETELERRIIDHPYFQRLRRIKQLGFSYYVFPNANHTRFEHCLGAMKLAGDFWETILKNTAEVINKANQNNARLNPKWQKYFATLNKSINKKKIRELLRLSALAHDLGHGPFSHLFEELAPTWRHYGRRVPVWLRPKRINQSEKVPHEIFSVLLLQKIFNDLKKDNFFQNQWINNDLFLKFFASITCEDVNADFSDDQLQKLVQFQLPPGSLQIVKSLISGMVDVDRMDYLYRDSYYAGVNYGFFDIDRIKESLVICVESESNVRMGLRHSGLGAFEHYLFCLYQMYIQIYFHKTVSACNSMLLFIHRAIEKEAKKKLDKFQKKYLFDIDGYGSLDEYEFIRNYKSLVSKTSALSAFQDLFEGRVLWKRILEINEDQDSEDIGDIDALLARKGFNNFISDRNKERYLLKGLRCKNQKDSLVLLERHLKIQIPQLKKLKDVSDLVNLYSGRSYKFHRIYAPSNDEKKIKNVIKKFYRLDLPQKKKGKPNTSLKKARLSRHKSSNGLKLALAK